The Natribaculum luteum genome contains the following window.
CCGCCGCGCCGTCTATCGGTTTAAGTATGAATCGAGCATTCTTCTATAAATAGTTTTGTAGGTCGGTAATGGTTACTGGTTCGAGTGCGTGTTCGTTCAAAAAGCGCGCAATCTGAGTTACTTCGTTTGGGAAGCGAGTTCAGTTGTAGGCAGCCGTCGAGCATTCCACAACATAGGGAGCATCTCGATGTGTATCCCTGCGATGTCTATCGATTTGGGCGAGAATCGACGCATCTCCTATAAATAGTTTCATGAGTCGGTAATAGTTACTGGTTCGAGTGCCGAGGCCACCGATTCCTGCGTTGCAGTCTGGGCGTCACTTCCAGTTGGCCGCACCGAGATGGAGTAGTAGAGGCACGGTCCTGGAGGGTCGACGCACGCCGACTCGAGCAGCCACCTCGGTCCGCCTCGACCGGCCCGATCGGTCGCCTCGAGAATGTTATACGTGAACACCACACGTTATTCGACTGACCTGCTGTCGTCCCGTCGAACCGCCTCCCGTGTCCCGATTTCCGTTCGATCCTCCGGCCGTCGATAGCCGGTTCGTCGATTATCGAGAATGCGATCGAAAGAAGATGAGTTATCCGTCAGGAGCGCAGTGGTCGAGATAGCTACCGAAAAACAACCATGTCTGGCAAGTACGACCTCGTGATCGTCGGGGGCGGTATCAGCGGTGCGTCCCTGCTTTACACGACCGCGAAGTTTACCGACATCGACTCCATCGCACTGATCGAGAAGGAATCCGAGATCGCGGCGATCAACTCCCACCACACGAACAACTCCCAGACGCTTCACTTCGGCGACATCGAGACCAACTACACCCTCGAGAAGGCCGAGGAGGTCAAAGAGGGCGCAGAGCTCCTGGCGGGCTATCTGGAGAACTACGACCCCGACCGGGAGATGCACGCAAAGCGCAGCAAGATGGTCCTCGGGGTCGGCGACGAGGAGGTCGCGAAACTCGAGCGCCGCTACGACGAGGAGGGCTTTGGCGACCTCTTCCCGAAACTTCAGCCGATCGGCCGCGAGGAGATCGCCGACCTCGAGCCCAAGGTCGTCGAGGGTCGTGACCCGAGCAAGGACCTGCTCGCGCTCCAGACGCCGGACGGCTACGTCGTCGACTACGGCGAGGCCTCCAAATCGTTCGTCGAACAGGCGGAGGCGGTCGACGGCGTCGACGTCTACACCGGAACGGAAGTGACGGACATCACGCCGACGCTCGACGGCTACACGATCGAGACGACCCGCGGCCGGTTCGACTGTGACGCCACGGTCGTCGCTGCTGGCTCCCACAGCCTCCAGATCGCACAGGAACTCGGTTACGGGCAGGACAAGGTCCTGCTCCCGGTCGCGGGCAGTTTCTTCCTCGCCGACGACCTCCTGAACGGGAAAGTCTACACGCTCCAGATGAAGAAGCTCCCGTTCGCCGCAGTCCACGGCGACGCAGACGTCCACGACTCCTCGATCACCCGGTTCGGTCCGACCGCGAAACTCGTCCCCGCCCTCGAGCGCGGTCGCCTCTCGACAGTCAAGGACTTCCTCGACGTGTTCGGGTTGAACGCCGCGTCGTTCCTGAGCTACGGGAACATCCTCGCGGACCGCATCCTCCTGCCGTACGTCCTCCGGAACCTCGTCTACGACGTCCCGAAGGTCGGCGCGAAGGAGTTCCTCCCGCACGTCCAGAAGGTCGTCCCGAGCGTCGACCTCGAGGACATCGAACGTGCGAAAGGCTACGGTGGCGTCCGCCCGCAGATCGTCGACCTCAAGAACAAGTCGCTGGACATGGGCGAGGCGAAGATCGTCGGCGACGACATCATCTTCAACATCACGCCGTCGCCGGGTGCCTCGACGTGTCTCAAGAACGCGATGCGGGACACCCACAAGATCGTCGAGTTCCTCGACGGCGAGTACGAGTTCGACGAGTCGGCGTTCCGCGAGGACACTATCGACAATTTCCCGCGTGCGGACGCGGGCGGTGTCGCTCCCGGCGTGGCCGACGACTCCTCCGATGCGGACGCCGTCGACGACGACGCGAGTACGGACGACGCCGACGACTCCCCAGGTGCGGACACCCTCGACGACGTCCCCGCTGCGGACGACTGACCGAGGTCGTCGGACGCCCCACGAACTGTTCTGCTTCGACGCTTCAGATCACTCGAGGTCGAGACGTTCGCCTCGCCGGCCGTTCGCGCCGGTCAGCGGGTGGAGCGATCCTGCGCCGAGCGGAACGTCCGGATGGTATCCCGCTTGCCCGACCTGGTGTCGACCTCGAGAAAGCCCAGGTCGGTGAAGATGCGATGCCAGTCGCGGTAGTACAGGGGGACGTCGTCGTTGACGTATTTCACGTCGGGTTCGGCCGCGTCAGTCTCGCGTTCGCGCTCGCTCTCGACCGTGATGAGGAGGTCGTCAGCGATCCGGACCAGGTCCGTGAAGACCCACTCGGCGTTGGGGTGGATGTGCTGGAGCGTCTCCACCGAGTAGACCGCGTCGAACTGGCCGTCGTCGAAGTCGCCGACGACGTCTTCGATCGCCTCGAGATAGAACGTTCCGTCGGCGGCGAGGTCGGGGTAGGTTTCTTCCATCACGTCGAACGCGTCGTCGTTGACCTCGATCCCGGCCAGATTCTCGAAACCGTGTTCGTAGAGGTGCGAGAGGTGCCGGCCCGAGCTACAGCCGAGTTCGAGGACGGTTGCGTCCCTGTCGACGAACCGCTCGAGAAGAGCGCGAATCGTCTCGCTCGTTTCGTCCGGACCGTAGTAGGCGTAATACTCCGGCGAGTACTCTCCAGACCGCTCTGCCCACTGCCGGCGAACCTCGTTAGAATTCACAACTAGTAACTCTTCGCGTACACGCATAGTCTCGTCGGACGTCGTCCGGCCCCTGAAGGCCGTCGGTAGCCCCCTGCGGCCGGCCACGAATTCGATTCGAGAAGTGTGGCTTCTGCGAGAGTTCCCACGCGTTGTGACGAATCGGAACTCACAGCCGCCACGACCCAACGATTGTAGTCGAATGTTCACAAAAACAGATTTTATAAAAACGATCGGACTCGAAGATACTGTTTTGGAGTACGAATGCGGAACTCTTAAGCGTGTACCCGGTCTCGAGTTAATTGCAATGGCAAACGGTAAGGTTGATTTCTTCAACGACACTGGCGGCTACGGTTTCATCTCGACGGACGATGCAGACGACGACGTGTTCTTCCACATGGAGGACGTTGGCGGTGAGGATCTGACGGAAGGGACCGAAATCGAATTCGACATCGAACAGGCCCCCAAAGGCCCGCGCGCGACGAACGTCGTCCGCGTATAACGGCATATAACGAGGTCGTACTGCCGTCTCGAGACGGCATCGCGTCCCTTCGTTTCTTTCGACGATCGACTCGAGAGACGCGTCACCGCTTCGGGTGGCGTTCGCTGGGCTCGAGCGGTCGGGCTCTGCCCGTGCCGCACGCGAGCATTTTTGTCCGTTCCGCGACGTGTTGAGTTCGATGGCAACGACAGTCACTGGTACGGTTCAGGGGATGGGGAACCAAGCGAATCCGGCCTTTGCCGTCGGCGTGGTCGTCGCTCCGGTCGCGGCGTTGCTGTACGCGATCCAGTTCGGATCGATCCAGCTCCACACCTACGTCCACGTCATGGCAGGCGTGCTCTGGACGGGGATCGACCTGTTCATGGCGATGGTTCTCGGGCCGGTCCTCGGCAGTCTCGCGGTTTCGGAACGCGCCAGCGTCTTCGAGCGGTTCACGCCCAAGATGACGTTTCTGATGCCGACGCTGGCGTTCGTCACGATTTTCGGTGGGATCACACTCGCGATACGGCTCGCGATCTTTCCCCACGCACAGTCGTGGATCGCACTGTTTTCGACGTTCGCCGTCGTTCCGGCACTCCTCCTGATCGGCGCGCAGTTCGACGCGTTTCGCGACCGACGGTGGCAGGCGGTCTTCGGGGTCGCGGTGGTCGCCCACGTCGCCTACCTCGCCGCGACGCTGCCCGAATTCGCGCTCACGACGCCGTCGATCGCGGTCGCACTCGTGATCGTCACCGTCCTCACCGTACTCGGGTTCGGCGTGTTGCTGCCCGGCGAAGCCCGTATCTACCTCGAGATGACGGCTGCCGATCCCGATCCGGACGTCATCAGCCGGTACGGAATGCGAAATGCGAAGCTCAGCGGAGTCCAGGGTGTCTTTCAACTGACGATCGTCGTCGTGATGGTGTCCATCCGGTGGGGCGGATTCTGAAGGCGTCCTGATCAGCCCACTTCGTTCGCACCGCCTGGTAACCGGTCGGTTACGACCCGTACGTCTTCGCCGCTCGAGTGACAATGATGGTCGCGACTGTGTACCAGGGCAACCGCACGACGGGTCACGGGTGTCCCGGAACTGACTCGCAACCATCGTTACGAGGGGTGGCGTCGTCCGACCGACCTCGAGAACTGCCACGCGGTCTCTTCAAGCTGCTTATATTAATTATAATTCGTGATCTGATTCGACGAACGTTCACTGATACTGTCGATTCGCGTGTGGTTATCGAACTCACGTCGAAACGTTGAAAACCGGCTCGGACAACGCACGGGTATGGAACGAAGGTTTAGCATGGATCGTCGCGCGTATCTGCGGACCGTCGGCGTCGCGGGAGCGTCCGCTGCCGTCGCCGGCTGTCTCGGCGGGAGCGGTGACGACGTCATCGTCCCCGGGACGGCGTCTGGCTTCCCACCGTTCGAGTTCACCGAGGACGGCGAACTGGTCGGCTTCGACGTCGACCTCGCGGAGGAAGTCATCGAGCGTGCTGGCTACGAGGTCGGCGACTGGACCGACATCGAGTTCGACTCGCTGATCCCGTCGTTGACCGAGGGCGACATCGACTTCATCGCTGCGGCGATGACGATCGAGCCGGATCGCGAGGAGGTTATCGCCTTCTCGGACCACTACTACGAGTCCGATCAGTCCGTCCTCGTCACGGAGGACGGCGACTTCGCCCCCGAGAGCGTCGACGACCTCGAGGGCGTCCGCGTCGGTGCCCAGTCCGGCACGACCGGCGAGGGACAGGTCGAAACCCTCGTCGACGAGGGAACCGTCTCCGGGGACGACTTCCGCCGCTACGACAACTACACGCTCGCCGTCCAGGACCTGGAGAACGGCAACGTCGACGCCGTCGTCGTCGACGTTCCGGTGGCGAACAACTTCGCCGACAGCCGGGCGGTCGAGGTCGCGTTCGTCATCGAGACCGGCGAAGTGTTCGGCTTCGGTATGCGACAGGACGACGACCGACTCGCGGACGTAAACGACGCACTCGCCGAGGTCCAGGACGACGGGACGTACGACGACCTCGTCGATCAGTGGTTCGAGTGAGATAGATGGACCCCGTCCTGTTGCAAGCCAGTGACTGGCAGTTCGTGCTCGAAAACTGGCAGTTCCTGCTTCTCGGGACAGCCGTCACGGTACTGCTGACCGCGACGAGTCTCGGACTGGGCTTTCTCACCGGATTCCCGGCCGGAGCCATCGAAGTGTACGGCTCCGGACGACTGCAAGCGGCCGTCAGCACCGCGGGCGTCGTGTTGCGGGGGACGCCCATCGTCGTGTTGATCGTGCTGTTTTTCTTCGGGCTGCCTCTCCCCCGACTCGGCACGGTACCGCTGCTGGAGGTCGACCTGAAGGCGTTCGTCGCGGCGACGCTAGCGCTGGGCCTGCGCAGTGCAGCCTACCAGGCGCAGGTGTTCCGCGGGGCGATCCAGTCGATCGGCGAGGGACAGATGGAGGCCGCCCGTTCGATCGGCATGAGCGAACGGCAGGCGATCCAGCACGTCATCTTCCCGCAGGCGGTTCGACGCTCGATTCCCGGCTTCCAGAACGAGTTTACGATCGTCCTGAAGGACACGAGCGTCGCCTTCGCGATCGGCCTTGCCGAACTGCTCACGCGGGCCGAACAGCTCTACCTCCAGCCCGGTCGCGGTACCGCGGTCATGGAGGTTCTCATCACTATCAGTGCGGTGTACTTCGTGCTCACGTTCACCACGAATCGCACGCTCGACTACCTCAACGAGGTCTACGCCGTTCCTGGAGGAAACGAATGACTCTACTACGCGTCGAACACGTCGACAAGTCGTACGGCGACGAGGAGGTACTGCACGACGTCAGCTTCGAGATGCAACGACAGGACGTCGAAGTGATCGTCGGCCCCAGCGGCTCCGGCAAATCGACGCTGCTGCGGTGTGTCAACCGTCTCACCGAGATCGACGATGGGGCGATCTACCTCGACGGCGAGGAGATCCACGCTCTCGACGAGAACGAACTCCGCCGTCGCGTCGGCATGGTGTTCCAGGACTTCAACCTGTTTGCCCACCGCACTGCTCGAGGGAACGTCACGCTCGGCCTGCGTCAGGTGCTCGGCATGCCCCGCGAGGAGGCCGAGGCGACGGCCGACGACTACCTCGAGCGCGTCGGCCTCGCCGACCAGGCAGAGTCGTACCCGGCCGAACTCTCCGGTGGCCAGCAACAGCGGGTCGGCATCGCCCGCGCGCTGGCGATGGAGCCGGAACTTATCCTCTTCGACGAACCGACGAGCGCGCTCGACCCCGAACTCATCGGCGAGGTGTTGAGCGTGATGCGCGACCTCGCCGACGAGGGCACGACGATGCTGTGTGTCACCCACGAGATGGGCTTTGCCCGATCGGCAGCCTCGCGGATCACGTTCCTCGACGACGGTCGCATCGTCGAGCGCGGACCACCGGAAACGCTGTTCGAAGACCCCGAACACGAGCGAACGCGCGCGTTCCTCGGCGAACTGGCTGGCATCCAATGACGACGACGGACGTAGACCAGACTGCGGTCGGCGAACTCCCTGGGCGTCGGCGGTTCGTGGTCGGTGTCGTCGGCGTCGTCTTCTGGGCGTGGCTGCTTGCCCGCTGGGCCTCCCACAACACGCTGCTGGACCGGCTGTTCACCGCCCTCGGTGCGCCGAATCTCGTCCAGTCGGAACTGGGCGTCCGCCAGCGCGAGCCGTGGCTCCCGGCCGAACCGTTCCAGGCCGCTTCCAACGGCGTCGCCGACGTCGCCGCGTCGCTCGGCCCCGCGAGCGTGTTGCTCGAGTGGCTCGCCTGGCTGTTCGACCTCGCGGCGTTCGCGACGACGATCGGTCCACAGCTGGCCGCCGGCGCGTTCGTCACAGTCTACCTGACGGTCCTGTCGATGTTCTTCGGCCTGCTCATTGCCGTTCCGCTGTCGGTCGCCCGGGTCTACGGCGGGCCCGTCCTCAGTCGCATCTCCCTCGCGTACACGGAACTCATCCGGGGGACGCCCCTGCTCGCCCAGCTATTTTTCCTCTACTTCGGGCTGCCGCTTGCAGGGTTTATCGACAGCTTCGGCGTCGTCGGCAGCGGCGGCGTCCCGCGAGCGGCCGTCTTCGTCGCCATCGTCGGCTTTACGATCAACTCCTCGGCCTATCAGGCGGAGTACATCAGGGCCGCCCTGCAGTCGGTCGACCCCGGACAGCTGACCGCGGCGCGCTCGATCGGGCTCTCGAAGCTCCAGGGAATCCGGTACGTCGTTCTCCCGCAGGGACTTCGCTTCGCGATTCCGGGGTGGACCAACGAGTTCGTCTACCTCATCAAGTACTCCTCGCTGGCGGCGTTCATCACCGTTCCCGAACTGTTCCGCCGCGCCCGAAACATCGGCTCGGACACGTTCCAGTTCACGGACGTCTACGTCATCGTGGCCCTGTTCTACCTCGCGCTGGTGTTGACGACGGCGCTCGCGATGGGCAAACTCGAGCAGGCGGTCGCGATTCCGGGGCTCGGACGGAGTGCCGATCGCGACTGATACTGCCGGACAACACGGTTCAGACGTCGATCGCACTCGAGACGCTGTCGTCGCTGCCGACAGCCGTCGAGACGCGATCGAGTAGTCACTGACTGTTGTCCGGTAGTATGAACCCTGGCCGGCGGAACCGACGCTGTAACGACGACGGCCGTCCTCTCTACGACGGTGAAGTACGACCGCATCCGCGCGAAACGACCGACGCACGACCTCGAGGCGTGGCAGGTCGGAACGATCGAGCGCGTCGACGACCGCGACGGCCACTGTGCCGTCGACGTTTCGACACCAGACGGACAGCGAGTGACGCTGATCGTTTCGCTCGAGCTTCGGGACCTCTTCGTCCGTCGGCTCGACCTCGAGCCCGACGAAACGCCCGTCGGCGAACGAGTCTGGTACAGGCGACGGACGTGACTCGAGCCGTCCGAGTTCCCGTCGCGTCCGCGCTCACCAGTCGAACTCCTCGTGGATCGCCCGCCCGTCGTCGTTCAGCACCGGCCCGACGACGTCGGTGACGCCCTCGAGGATCTCCCTGGCGCGGACCTGTGTCTCCCGCCCGGTGAACGCGGCGATCTCGTCGCCACCGACGCTGTAGACGATCCGCCCGAGACCGGCATACCGGAGCCCGCCGGCGCACATCGGACACGGCTCGGTACTCGTGTACATGACGGTCTCGGCGCGTGTTTCGGGCTCGAGTTCCCGCCGGGCGCGGTACGCGAGGTGGAGTTCGGGGTGGCGGCGAACGTCGTCTTCGGTCACGACGCGGTTCGACGCCTCCATGACGATCTCGTCGTCGCGAACGAGCACGGAGCCGAAGGGTCGGTCGCCGCGAGCGACGGCCTCACGCGCCAGTCCGAACGCCCGACGCATGTGCGATTCGTGGTCGAACGTCTCGAAACTCGAGTCGGTCACGCTTCGGACGACGGCCCGGGAAGACAAGTATACTGGTGGCTACGGCTGGCACTCGACGGGACGTGACCGAGCATCGTCGAGCGTCGTCGGCGTTTTCGGTGTCGCCGGCACCCGATCAGTTCCACGGCGCGTCCTCGAAGTCGACCTGCCGTCGCTCGCGGTCGATGGCGTCGATCCGCGCCAGGTCTTCGTCGGACAGCGACAGTTGTTGCGCCTCGCGGTTCTCCCGGATGTGGGCCTCCGAGGTCGCTTTCGGGATGGCGACGACCTCGTCTTTCGACAGCAACCACGCGAGGCTGACCTGCGCCGGCGTCGCCCCGTGTTTCTCGGCGATCTCGACCAGCTCCGGAACTTCGGCCACCGACCCCTTCGCCAGCGGCGAGTACGCGACAAGGTGGTGGCCGTGCTCGCGAGCATACGCGCGCAGCTCCTCTTGCTGGAGCAGCGGATGACACTCGACCTGGTGTGCGAAAAGCGGCGCGTCGAGGTGGTCGAGTGCCTCCTCGAGCAGTTCGGGCGTGAAGTTCGAGAGGCCGACGTGGCGAATCAGGCCCTCGTCGTAGAGCCGGTCGAACGCCGCGAGCGTCTCTTCTGTGTCGTACGTCCGCAGCGGCCAGTGGACGTACAGGAGATCGACGACGTCGACGTCCAGTCGGTCACGAGACGCGCGGGCGCACTCGAGGACGTCGTCGTACGCGAGGTTGCTCGAGTGGAGCTTCGTCGCCACGAAGACGTCCTCGCGGTCGACGTCAGCGGCGGCGATGCCCTCGCCGACGGCGGCTTCGTTCTCGTACATTTCGGCGGTGTCGACGTGCCGGTAGCCGAGGTTCAGCGCGGTTTCGACGCTCGCCGCACAGACCTCGGGATCGGTGTTCTGGTAGGTTCCGAGTCCGATCGGAGGCAGTTCGTCGCTCATCGAGAGACGCGTCGGCCGACTGGCTAATGGGTGTTCCGACGATCCAGGCCGGTTCACTCGAGGAGGACGGAAGAGGGCGTCACTCGTCCTCGAGGTCGCGCAGGATCCGATCCGCCTCGTCTGTCGTCACGTAGTAGGTGTGTTTGCGGTGGGTCTCGGTCTTCGGCTTGAGTTTCCGCTCGGTGCCCTTGATGATCGACCCCTCGTAGGTTCGCACGAGGCCGACCCGCTGCATGGCCGCGTAGAGCCGCCGGACGTACTCGAAGTCCATCTCGAGTTCGTTCGCGGTCATCCGCGGGAGTCGGGGCCGCCACGAGAGAGGCGACGAGCGAGCGTCCTGGCGTCCTCGATCCACCGCAGGAAGTTCTCCTTGCCCTCGCGTTCGTCGAGAAAGCGCAGCAGGTGATCGCCCTCGCGAGAGAGACGATAGTAGGTGTGGTGCTGGTGGGTCTCGAGTGCACGCTTGAGTTTCACGTCTCGCCGTTTCAGCATCCCGGACTCGATGCGCTCTATCACGCCGCCGTCCTCGAGTTCCGTGCACGTCTCGGCGGTCTGCTCGCGGTCGGCGTTCAGGTGGCCCGCCATCGACCGCGGGTAGTCGCCTTTGACGTCCTTGAGGTGATAACAGATCAGAAATGCCAGCGGTTCGGGCGGAACCTGCGCCAGTTCGCCCGCGACGGCCTCTCGCTCCTCCAGTTTGTCCTCGAGTTCGGACGCGCGTTCGTAGCGTCGCTGGGCGTTCTCGGCGGCATCCCGGTCGAGATCCAGCGTGACCTCGATCTCGTCGCCGGTCGGCGTCTCGAGCGCCAGCGTGAGTTCGCCGGTCTCCCAGTGGTCGCCCGACTCGTTTCGGGCGCGCTCGAGAGCGTCCGTGACGGTCTCGATGCGGGTGAATATGGTGTCCGCCTCCGTGCGAAGCCGATCGATCTCGGCTCGTGACACCACCATCGTCCCAGAGAGTACGGGTTGGTGACGTATATACTGTCTGCTGTCCCCGTCTCCCGGAGCCTGCCGGACGGGTCGCGGGTACGGCGGAACTGACTACAGTCGACGGTATCCGTTCGTCGCTAGAGTTCGAAGACCTCGCGACGCCACTCCGCCGCGATCCGGTCGAGATCCCGTTCGACGTTCGAGGCAGAGAACGTGTCGCCCGTTCCGCTCCACTCGATGGAGAGCTTCGAAATCGGTGCCAGTGCGAGTCCACTGACGGTGATCGGTCCCTCGGCCGTGTGCACGACCCACTCGGTTCGGAGCCCGGTCGACGTTCGCGTGACGTCGTCGATCTGGGCGTCTGCGGCCGCCCACCGTTCGACGAGTCCGTCGGTGAGCCGGCGAAGCCGGCGTTCGCCGAGGAGGTGACTCCCGATTCCGCCGCCGGCGAGCACGCCGAAGGCGACGACCGCCACGACCGGCCCGCCGTAGGGAAGGTTCAACGACGCCGCGACGGCGGCGATCACGACGACGAGCGCGACGACTCTCGCGTCGTGTGCGCTCGGGACGGTGCCGTTCCAGTCGGCGTCCTGTGACTGCTGGTCGAGATGCATATCGAAGCGTGTGCGGGAGTCACGACAGCGTCGGGATAACGGTTCGCCTGCCTCACTCCTCGCTTTACGTCGTGACTCGCCCTCGATCGGTGTCTGGCATCTCGCCCCGAAGAAGGATACTCGTGGTCCTCGTCGGGTCGCGTATGGACGACGAGCGCACGTCGCGAGCGCGCAGCGACCTCGTCGACCACCTCCGGCGAACCGGTCGAATCCACTCGAGTAGCGTCGCGGCGGCGGTCGAGGCGGTCCCTCGCCACGAGTTCGTTCCGGAGTCGGCCCGCGACCGGGCCTACGAGGACCGGCCGCTCGAGATCGGCCGGGGACAGGTCGTCACCGCGCCACACCTCGTCGCCCAGATGACCGAACTGCTCGAACTGGATCGGGGCCACCGGGTCCTCGAGGTCGGGACGGGAAGCGGCTATCACGCGGCCGTGATGGCCGAGATCGTCGGCCCGGAGCGCGTCTTCTCCCTCGAGCGGTTCCCCGACCTCGCGACGCGGGCGCGGGACGCCCTCGAGCGGACCGGGTACGGCGACGTGACGGTGATCGTCGGCGACGGCTCGCTGGGGCTCCCTCGCGCCGGCCCGTTCGACCGGATCAGCGTGGCGGCCGTCGCGCCGTCGGTACCCGATCCGCTCGGCGACCAACTGACCGACGACGGGACGATGGTGATCCCGCTTGGACCTCGCGAGGGGCCACACGAACTCCACCTCGTCGAGCGTGCCGACGGGCGACTCGAGCGGACACCACACGGGCGGGTGCGGTTCGTCCCGCTGATCGGTCGGTACGGATTCGAGCGGTAGCGACGTGCCGTCGGCTACTCCTCCCACGACGTACTCCTGTCGGCGGGACGGGGCGGTGCCTCCGGATCGGCCATCGTCGGCCGGTCGTCGGGAATCGGCGCCTCGCGCCAGTCACCGACGGGGACGTCGCCGCGTTCGGCGCGGCGCTCCTGTCTCTCGAACACCTCGGTGACTCGCTCGTCGCCGTCGCTCGCGTCGCGTTCGATATTTTCGGGGAGACTGCTCGAGAACTCGTTGTCGACGAACCGGTTGTCGTCGCCGGCGGGCGTCCCGAGTGCGAGGTCCGCCGTTCCCGATCCCGAGACGTCGTTTCCCCGGACGGCGTTCCCCGCCGGTTCGACGACGTTGTGCTGGGCGACGATTCCGAAGTGCTCGTGGTCGCGGACCTCGTTGTCCTCGATCAGGTTCTCCCGACCGCCCCAGACGAGGATTCCCGCGCCGAACGGTGCGTAGATCGACGGGGCGTCGAGTTCGTCGTTCTCGTACACCTCGTTGCCCACGACGTGTGCCGACCGCTGTGGCGAGTCGCGCTCGTCGAGCGTGTTCGGGACGATTCCGACCCTGTTGTGTCGCCACGTCGAGTCCCGAATCGTCAGGTTCCCGCCCGCGCTCGT
Protein-coding sequences here:
- a CDS encoding protein-L-isoaspartate(D-aspartate) O-methyltransferase; amino-acid sequence: MDDERTSRARSDLVDHLRRTGRIHSSSVAAAVEAVPRHEFVPESARDRAYEDRPLEIGRGQVVTAPHLVAQMTELLELDRGHRVLEVGTGSGYHAAVMAEIVGPERVFSLERFPDLATRARDALERTGYGDVTVIVGDGSLGLPRAGPFDRISVAAVAPSVPDPLGDQLTDDGTMVIPLGPREGPHELHLVERADGRLERTPHGRVRFVPLIGRYGFER
- a CDS encoding right-handed parallel beta-helix repeat-containing protein; translated protein: MLRTAAVAGFAGVAGCTMPSTTQDDADDFDTVRVPDDQPTVQDGVDAAGAGDLVLVEPGTYEETVDVTTPGLTIRGIDRNDVVLDGAFERAYGIHVEADGVALENMTARHYTGTAFYWTDVEGFRGSYLTAYNDGTYGIYAYRSRDGRFEHSYASGHPDAGFYLGRNHPFDAVVSNVVAEYNDMGYSGTSAGGNLTIRDSTWRHNRVGIVPNTLDERDSPQRSAHVVGNEVYENDELDAPSIYAPFGAGILVWGGRENLIEDNEVRDHEHFGIVAQHNVVEPAGNAVRGNDVSGSGTADLALGTPAGDDNRFVDNEFSSSLPENIERDASDGDERVTEVFERQERRAERGDVPVGDWREAPIPDDRPTMADPEAPPRPADRSTSWEE